From Methanorbis rubei, one genomic window encodes:
- the mtrB gene encoding tetrahydromethanopterin S-methyltransferase subunit MtrB, translated as MGYILVLPEFGLVADPIAGIVTTAGISYQPVIDQVAELEKIADDLVGMLSGEGSFLNSYPGREKTLLYAGTVTSLWYGLAVGLFIAGLVAIALLVGM; from the coding sequence ATGGGATATATATTAGTATTACCTGAATTTGGCCTCGTAGCTGACCCTATCGCAGGCATTGTCACGACCGCAGGTATCTCTTACCAGCCGGTTATTGACCAGGTTGCTGAACTTGAAAAGATTGCAGATGATCTGGTTGGAATGCTCTCCGGAGAAGGAAGCTTCCTCAACAGCTACCCCGGACGTGAGAAGACTCTCCTGTACGCAGGAACCGTCACTTCACTCTGGTATGGTCTCGCTGTTGGACTGTTCATCGCCGGTCTCGTCGCAATCGCGTTACTTGTTGGGATGTGA
- the mcrC gene encoding methyl-coenzyme M reductase I operon protein C, with the protein MPLGRVTQLVDCRQSMGMGKGGSLAQRGTISECKNPDVIIVGMSPGRRHITKPVCDITSALRQQGIEYSVSTLVLNAGSGVPPDAEIGGVALGSNFGILEREIEQIERHKVAVLHHGNIRSHVVHKSRKILQECNVNAVVVCQAPVDYEDLAKEGVKTAYVMPKPEKIRTKGTVMGIVTGITRGQTPSRVAMSDVIHEVLRIIKSNN; encoded by the coding sequence ATGCCTCTTGGACGTGTTACACAATTAGTCGACTGCAGACAGAGTATGGGTATGGGCAAGGGAGGCTCTCTTGCTCAGAGGGGAACCATCTCTGAATGTAAAAATCCTGATGTCATTATCGTGGGAATGTCTCCCGGCAGGAGGCACATAACAAAACCCGTCTGCGATATCACGTCAGCACTGCGGCAGCAGGGGATCGAATACAGCGTAAGTACCTTGGTGCTGAACGCGGGCAGCGGAGTCCCACCAGACGCAGAAATCGGCGGTGTAGCGCTTGGTTCCAATTTTGGTATATTAGAGCGTGAAATTGAACAAATCGAACGCCACAAAGTGGCAGTTCTTCACCACGGCAACATCCGTTCGCACGTGGTCCACAAATCCCGGAAGATCTTACAGGAATGCAACGTCAACGCCGTTGTTGTCTGTCAGGCACCGGTTGATTATGAGGACCTCGCAAAGGAAGGCGTCAAAACCGCATACGTCATGCCTAAGCCTGAGAAGATCAGAACGAAAGGAACAGTTATGGGGATTGTGACCGGCATTACCCGGGGTCAGACTCCGAGTCGTGTCGCAATGTCTGATGTCATTCATGAAGTACTACGAATTATCAAATCAAACAACTAG
- the mtrE gene encoding tetrahydromethanopterin S-methyltransferase subunit E, whose protein sequence is MQEIIIGIGVTALAGALAAVAGAAEDTESNIGSQGDPNSQVQLAPQMGYTHRIYNKAISGEPPAYTLWVTLACGVAWAFIMMNVNAVLAIIFGAVLATFVQGIYATTAYLGRTASLSKFGQPVFIDVLKSVTTVTMGHAFVAIFTTVTACYLMSTVLHHPFALPLLGVVWGLALGAAGSATGNPYYGKERQYQNQKFGAGVPISASGNIVRYAEAGQRSSIDNGFFTAKLGGPASGLCFGLIVFFELWRTVLFEPIANGWGAVVAGVVIILIFMIIDRYVEVWARKNYGPYTAAATEA, encoded by the coding sequence ATGCAAGAAATTATCATCGGCATTGGAGTAACTGCCCTTGCGGGAGCTCTCGCAGCGGTTGCAGGTGCAGCCGAGGATACTGAGTCTAACATCGGTTCACAGGGTGACCCGAACTCTCAGGTCCAGCTTGCACCTCAGATGGGTTATACTCACCGTATATACAACAAAGCAATATCCGGTGAACCCCCAGCATACACGCTGTGGGTAACCCTTGCTTGCGGTGTTGCATGGGCATTCATTATGATGAATGTTAATGCAGTACTGGCAATCATCTTCGGCGCAGTTCTCGCAACCTTCGTGCAGGGTATCTATGCTACCACTGCATACCTTGGAAGAACCGCAAGTCTTTCCAAGTTCGGACAGCCGGTCTTTATTGATGTCTTAAAATCAGTAACGACTGTAACCATGGGTCACGCATTCGTTGCAATCTTCACTACGGTAACCGCTTGTTACCTGATGTCAACAGTGCTTCACCACCCGTTCGCACTTCCGCTTCTCGGCGTGGTATGGGGTCTCGCTCTTGGTGCAGCAGGTTCTGCAACCGGAAACCCGTACTATGGTAAGGAGCGTCAGTACCAGAACCAGAAGTTCGGTGCTGGTGTGCCAATCTCTGCATCCGGTAACATCGTTCGTTACGCAGAAGCCGGTCAGAGAAGCTCTATCGACAACGGTTTCTTCACCGCAAAACTCGGCGGACCAGCATCTGGTCTCTGCTTTGGTTTAATTGTGTTCTTTGAACTGTGGCGTACCGTTCTCTTTGAGCCTATCGCAAACGGATGGGGAGCAGTAGTTGCAGGTGTTGTTATCATCCTCATCTTCATGATCATCGATCGCTATGTTGAGGTATGGGCACGCAAGAACTACGGACCCTACACCGCGGCAGCTACGGAGGCCTAA
- the mtrC gene encoding tetrahydromethanopterin S-methyltransferase subunit MtrC — protein MSVKVEASHDGIPHNKVMAMGLILALVSLYIAVAGAYAGYDYLAFFGGIAAVGALIWGNSTIKKLCSYGIGTGVPSAGMLAFGSGVLAMLFAAKLAVINVFLVPIAGLIIALIVGLVLGWISNSVLNMKIPVMTRSIAELAAVGCVALMGLTVVATGHVAFSEITAFNLDIFGITVSFYDVSYIGAGLIAVSFMLGAIALQHPFNACLGPGEKQDRTNMLAIECGFLSMIVMAVISFAFVSLVAAWISLVIALIGWFVSYKKYFALSKRDAAAWLDAKPFSDAEE, from the coding sequence ATGTCAGTAAAAGTTGAAGCATCACACGATGGCATTCCACACAACAAGGTTATGGCAATGGGCCTGATCCTTGCACTGGTCTCCCTTTACATCGCAGTCGCCGGAGCTTATGCAGGATATGATTACCTTGCATTCTTTGGCGGAATCGCAGCTGTTGGCGCCCTGATCTGGGGTAACAGCACCATCAAGAAACTCTGCAGCTATGGTATCGGTACCGGAGTTCCGTCCGCGGGTATGCTCGCATTCGGTTCTGGTGTTCTTGCAATGCTGTTTGCAGCAAAACTTGCTGTAATCAACGTGTTCCTCGTACCAATCGCAGGATTAATCATCGCTCTGATCGTCGGTCTCGTCCTTGGATGGATCTCTAACTCTGTCCTGAACATGAAGATCCCGGTCATGACCCGCAGTATCGCAGAACTTGCAGCAGTCGGCTGTGTCGCCCTTATGGGTCTCACCGTTGTTGCAACCGGCCACGTTGCCTTCTCTGAGATCACGGCGTTCAACCTTGATATCTTCGGTATCACGGTGAGCTTCTACGATGTGTCCTACATTGGTGCAGGTCTCATTGCAGTCTCATTCATGCTTGGTGCAATCGCACTGCAGCACCCCTTCAATGCCTGTCTTGGTCCAGGCGAGAAGCAGGACAGAACCAACATGCTCGCTATTGAGTGTGGATTCCTTTCCATGATTGTTATGGCAGTCATTTCCTTTGCATTCGTTTCTCTCGTTGCAGCCTGGATCTCTCTCGTCATTGCACTTATCGGATGGTTTGTGTCCTACAAGAAATACTTCGCCTTATCCAAGCGTGATGCAGCAGCATGGCTCGACGCAAAGCCGTTCAGCGATGCGGAGGAATAA
- the mcrA gene encoding coenzyme-B sulfoethylthiotransferase subunit alpha, with the protein MAKVEKTQKLFLDALKQKFPKQDVESTTTEFYKFNGVRQSARKLEFMKENEAIVAKRGISMYDPERCHLGGIPMGQRQLMTYEVSGTGTFVEGDDLHFVNNAAMQQFWDDIRRTVIVSMDMAHATLQKRLGKEVTPETISEYLHIVNHAMPGGAVVQEHMVETHPALTDDCYVRVFTGDQELADSIESQFVIDVEKLFPKKQAEALQAAVGKSLWQCVHMPTIVGRTCDGGTTSRWSAMQIGMSFIAAYRMCAGEAAVADLSFAAKHAGVINMASHLPARRARGPNEPGGILFGNFADMIQADRLNPNDPAKSTLEVVGAGAVLFDQIWLGSYMSGGVGFTQYATAAYTDNILDDFVYHGMDYIHDKYKIDWKNPNPSDKVKATQEVVNDIGTEVNLYGMEQYEQFPTMLEDHFGGSQRASVLAAACGTTTSIATGNSNAGLNAWYLSMLMHKDGWSRLGFFGYDLQDQCGSANSLSMRPDEGCIGEFRGPNYPNYAMNVGHQGEYAAIAAAAHLGRGDAWALSPLIKICFADPALTFDFANPRKEFAKGAIREFMPAGERSLIIPAQ; encoded by the coding sequence ATGGCAAAAGTAGAGAAGACTCAGAAACTTTTCCTTGATGCACTCAAGCAGAAGTTCCCCAAGCAGGACGTCGAGTCCACCACCACTGAATTCTATAAGTTCAACGGTGTTCGTCAGTCCGCACGTAAGCTGGAGTTCATGAAAGAGAACGAGGCCATCGTCGCAAAACGTGGAATCTCCATGTACGACCCCGAACGCTGCCACCTTGGTGGTATCCCGATGGGTCAGCGTCAGCTCATGACCTACGAAGTCTCCGGAACCGGAACCTTCGTTGAGGGTGATGACCTGCACTTCGTTAACAATGCAGCAATGCAGCAGTTCTGGGATGATATCCGCAGAACCGTTATCGTGTCCATGGATATGGCACACGCAACCCTGCAGAAGCGTCTTGGCAAGGAAGTTACTCCGGAAACTATCTCCGAGTACCTCCACATCGTCAACCACGCAATGCCAGGAGGAGCAGTCGTTCAGGAACACATGGTTGAGACCCACCCGGCTTTAACCGATGACTGTTACGTCCGTGTCTTCACTGGTGACCAGGAACTCGCAGACTCTATCGAGTCCCAGTTCGTTATTGATGTCGAGAAACTCTTCCCGAAGAAACAGGCAGAGGCACTTCAGGCAGCAGTAGGCAAATCCCTGTGGCAGTGTGTCCACATGCCGACCATTGTTGGCCGTACCTGCGATGGCGGAACCACCTCCCGCTGGTCTGCAATGCAGATTGGTATGTCCTTCATTGCAGCATACCGCATGTGCGCTGGTGAAGCAGCAGTCGCAGACCTGTCCTTCGCAGCAAAGCACGCTGGTGTCATCAACATGGCATCCCACCTGCCGGCACGCCGTGCACGTGGACCGAACGAGCCAGGAGGAATTCTCTTCGGCAACTTCGCCGATATGATCCAGGCAGACCGCCTGAACCCGAATGACCCCGCAAAGTCAACCCTTGAGGTTGTCGGTGCAGGTGCAGTCCTCTTCGATCAGATCTGGCTCGGCTCGTATATGTCTGGTGGTGTCGGTTTCACTCAGTATGCAACAGCAGCATACACCGATAACATCCTCGACGACTTCGTCTACCACGGTATGGACTACATCCACGACAAGTACAAGATCGACTGGAAGAACCCGAACCCGTCAGACAAAGTCAAAGCAACTCAGGAAGTTGTCAACGACATCGGTACTGAAGTCAACCTTTACGGTATGGAACAGTACGAACAGTTCCCGACCATGCTTGAAGACCACTTCGGTGGATCCCAGCGTGCATCCGTTCTTGCAGCAGCATGTGGTACAACCACCTCTATTGCAACCGGTAACTCTAACGCTGGTCTCAACGCCTGGTACCTGTCCATGCTTATGCACAAGGATGGATGGTCCAGACTTGGATTCTTCGGCTACGACCTTCAGGACCAGTGCGGTTCCGCAAACTCTCTCTCCATGAGACCCGACGAGGGTTGTATTGGTGAGTTCCGTGGACCGAACTACCCGAACTATGCAATGAACGTCGGTCACCAGGGCGAGTATGCAGCAATTGCAGCAGCAGCTCACCTCGGCCGCGGCGATGCATGGGCACTGTCCCCGCTTATCAAGATCTGTTTCGCAGATCCGGCACTTACGTTCGACTTTGCAAACCCGAGAAAAGAGTTCGCAAAGGGAGCTATCCGCGAGTTCATGCCAGCAGGCGAGCGCTCGCTTATCATCCCGGCACAGTAA
- the mcrG gene encoding coenzyme-B sulfoethylthiotransferase subunit gamma, translated as MAYKPQYGPGTSKVAENRRNQMNPTVKLEKIRSVTDEDLVLIMGHRAPGQAYPSAHPPLAEQGEPDCPIRKIVKPTEGAKAGDRVRYIQFADSMLNAPCQPYQRTYLEMYRYRGIDPGTLSGRQIVECRERDLEGYARELVETNLFDPATCGIRGATVHGHSLRLAENGMMFDMLQRCILDADGIVKYVKDQVGVPLDRKVAVGKPMDAKWLKDNTTMFNSLVGTAFRSDAEYVKYVQRIHALRTKYGFMPKEA; from the coding sequence ATGGCATACAAACCACAGTATGGACCGGGAACGTCCAAAGTTGCAGAAAACCGCCGCAACCAGATGAACCCGACCGTGAAGCTCGAAAAGATTCGCAGCGTCACTGATGAGGACCTTGTCCTTATTATGGGACACCGTGCACCAGGACAGGCATACCCGTCCGCACACCCACCACTCGCAGAGCAGGGAGAACCTGACTGCCCGATCAGAAAGATCGTGAAGCCGACCGAGGGAGCCAAAGCTGGTGACCGCGTCCGCTACATCCAGTTCGCAGACTCGATGCTGAATGCACCGTGTCAGCCGTACCAGAGAACGTACCTTGAGATGTACCGCTACCGTGGTATTGACCCGGGAACACTCTCTGGCCGTCAGATTGTTGAGTGCCGTGAGCGTGACCTTGAAGGATACGCACGCGAGCTCGTTGAGACCAACCTCTTCGACCCAGCAACCTGTGGTATCCGCGGTGCAACTGTTCACGGTCACTCCCTGCGTCTCGCAGAGAACGGCATGATGTTCGATATGCTCCAGCGCTGTATCCTCGACGCAGACGGTATCGTCAAATACGTTAAGGATCAGGTTGGTGTCCCACTTGACCGCAAAGTTGCCGTCGGCAAGCCGATGGACGCAAAGTGGCTCAAGGACAACACTACTATGTTCAACTCTCTCGTCGGCACTGCATTCCGCAGTGACGCAGAGTACGTCAAATACGTCCAGCGCATCCACGCACTTCGTACCAAGTACGGATTCATGCCCAAGGAGGCCTAA
- the mcrD gene encoding methyl-coenzyme M reductase operon protein D translates to MTEATYPQLRIVPTRFLNPETTEKLLGELCGIDGIRRLVLNGPNLPALIPYGPARGMPNETSYRRSILVCGEEFVLHIHVGTILVELESKEVISQVKLVCDEVFADKFPYGISEGTYMRSNMTTTDYAKYGIIEDERILGMSDPKSKQRPIILQGNR, encoded by the coding sequence ATGACAGAAGCAACATATCCCCAACTGAGAATCGTACCAACCCGATTCCTGAACCCGGAAACTACCGAGAAACTTCTTGGTGAACTCTGTGGAATAGACGGTATTCGAAGACTTGTACTGAACGGTCCGAACCTTCCCGCACTCATTCCTTATGGTCCTGCACGTGGCATGCCGAACGAAACAAGCTACAGGCGCTCCATACTGGTCTGCGGAGAAGAGTTCGTCCTCCACATACATGTTGGAACAATCCTCGTCGAACTGGAGTCAAAGGAGGTAATTTCCCAGGTGAAATTGGTATGCGATGAAGTGTTTGCCGACAAATTCCCGTACGGAATTTCCGAAGGTACCTATATGCGTTCCAATATGACGACTACTGATTATGCCAAATATGGTATTATCGAGGACGAGCGCATTCTTGGAATGTCCGATCCAAAGAGCAAGCAACGCCCGATCATCCTTCAGGGGAATAGATAA
- the mtrD gene encoding tetrahydromethanopterin S-methyltransferase subunit D, which translates to MSAIAAKPAGNAGAFQPVASVIAIILAIVFIGVAYLLGNMGIFSGGAMVPMMTLVGIIVGAALIAFGVHFVPVGGAPAAMGQSPGIATGVAMLATGAGLAGLFGGAWAASLGFGVALAGGAIGGGLMMAVTCLMVNISYVYGMGIPAASGKVAKDPITGDSQAEYKSQGTEGHGLPFISYVGGVIGGLFGGLGGTLIYVQLLNFYNASFAAVGIVGEDAPVLAVGLAGIFAIGMFLVIAVLSAYNITGTIEGPHDPKFKRFPRAIVAAICASGICGLVAMLVVAVL; encoded by the coding sequence ATGAGCGCAATCGCAGCAAAACCGGCAGGCAATGCAGGAGCATTCCAGCCTGTCGCATCCGTAATCGCAATTATCCTTGCAATCGTCTTCATTGGCGTCGCCTACCTCCTTGGTAACATGGGAATTTTCTCCGGCGGTGCAATGGTACCGATGATGACCCTGGTTGGTATCATCGTTGGTGCAGCACTGATTGCATTTGGTGTCCACTTCGTTCCAGTCGGCGGTGCGCCGGCAGCAATGGGACAGTCTCCGGGTATCGCAACCGGTGTCGCAATGCTTGCGACCGGTGCAGGTCTCGCAGGACTGTTCGGAGGAGCATGGGCAGCAAGTTTAGGCTTTGGAGTCGCTCTCGCCGGTGGTGCAATCGGCGGCGGTTTAATGATGGCAGTCACCTGTTTAATGGTGAACATCTCCTATGTCTACGGCATGGGTATCCCCGCAGCATCCGGTAAGGTCGCAAAAGACCCGATCACCGGTGACTCTCAGGCTGAGTATAAATCCCAGGGAACCGAAGGTCACGGACTTCCGTTTATCTCTTACGTTGGCGGTGTCATTGGCGGTCTCTTCGGCGGTCTTGGCGGAACACTCATCTACGTTCAGCTTCTGAACTTCTACAACGCAAGTTTCGCAGCTGTCGGAATCGTCGGCGAAGACGCCCCGGTTCTCGCAGTAGGCCTTGCAGGCATCTTTGCAATCGGTATGTTCCTTGTTATCGCAGTACTTTCTGCATACAACATTACCGGAACCATTGAAGGCCCGCACGACCCGAAGTTCAAACGTTTCCCCCGTGCAATCGTCGCAGCAATCTGTGCAAGCGGTATCTGCGGACTCGTTGCAATGCTGGTGGTGGCAGTACTCTGA